In one Novosphingobium humi genomic region, the following are encoded:
- a CDS encoding chemotaxis protein CheW, which produces MLFLHFRIGEGSYALAAERIVEIVPLAPLRTIRQGPDTADLPTDQSFEYRGQFVPVIDLCLLDLGRPARRRLSTRIIIVRHPGVPDALLGMIAENATAMLRLEPEDFAPFAKGPDGLIQRVDLPDLLPPAMLDGTLRIEAHP; this is translated from the coding sequence ATGCTTTTTCTTCATTTCCGCATTGGTGAAGGCAGTTATGCGCTGGCGGCCGAGCGGATTGTCGAGATCGTGCCGCTGGCGCCACTGCGCACGATCCGTCAGGGGCCGGACACGGCCGATCTGCCCACGGATCAGAGTTTTGAATATCGTGGACAATTTGTGCCGGTGATCGACCTGTGCCTGCTCGACCTTGGCCGTCCGGCGCGTCGGCGGCTGTCCACGCGGATCATTATCGTGCGCCATCCGGGGGTGCCTGACGCGCTGCTCGGCATGATCGCGGAAAATGCCACCGCCATGTTGCGGCTGGAACCGGAGGATTTCGCACCCTTTGCCAAAGGGCCGGATGGGTTGATCCAGCGGGTCGATCTGCCCGATCTGCTGCCGCCGGCGATGCTGGATGGAACCTTGCGCATTGAGGCCCATCCATGA
- a CDS encoding putative bifunctional diguanylate cyclase/phosphodiesterase: MIDLRVTTLEHIARGDSLDRVMDHLCRAFEANFPEVTCSVLMVDRGGMLHPLAAPSLPDAYSAGLNNLAIGPNVGSCGTAAYIRAPVEVRDIAGDPRWANFRDAALPLGLRACWSSPILDPSGLVLATFALYFRQSRGPTQDERQLVEICIHLCELAMARHLRVTERERSANMDALTNLPNRRSFEQTLEHIDCDTPGSWALMLVDLDNLKTTNDTFGHEAGDRLLQETAGRLAKLASPDRAFRIGGDEFAILIVAPDRLDALEAFARHVLTHLGVTIDFTTFSILPEATIGFAALGAQDHGAADTRRNADHALYHAKSVHRGGFRGYTPDMSDPVAARLSSISAVQAAMAEGRLRAWYQPIVRLSDRRIVGLEALCRMVTPDGAIIPAGAFAEATLAPGIASQLTRVMLEMVAADLRLWRESGIPPISMAVNVTATDLRGSRLLSVITQAFAGDRELIGQLVLEVNESVYFDRHDRHMAATIDALREQGIRIALDDFGTGYASLTHLLDFPFDSLKIDKSFIDRLTVDDLSSTIIAALLAIADKRGATVTAEGIEHADQAERLGEMGCPFGQGYLFAPATDRSETARLLIRHAATGPISAPMPLVEVHRGVPPSPSARFPSPGGDGQISAGTAR; the protein is encoded by the coding sequence GTGATCGATCTCAGGGTTACGACGCTGGAACATATCGCCCGCGGCGACTCGCTCGACCGGGTGATGGACCATTTATGCCGGGCGTTTGAGGCCAATTTTCCAGAGGTTACCTGTTCGGTCCTGATGGTGGACCGGGGCGGTATGCTCCACCCGCTGGCCGCCCCCAGCCTGCCTGATGCCTACAGTGCCGGGCTCAACAATCTGGCCATCGGGCCCAATGTCGGCTCCTGCGGCACGGCGGCCTATATCCGCGCCCCGGTCGAGGTCCGCGATATTGCAGGCGATCCGCGCTGGGCCAATTTCCGCGATGCGGCGCTCCCGTTGGGGCTGCGGGCGTGCTGGTCCTCGCCCATCCTCGATCCTTCCGGCCTCGTGCTGGCGACATTCGCGCTCTATTTCCGCCAAAGCCGGGGGCCGACCCAGGACGAGCGCCAATTGGTCGAAATCTGCATCCATCTTTGCGAACTGGCCATGGCGCGTCATCTGCGCGTGACCGAGCGCGAGCGCAGCGCGAATATGGATGCGCTCACCAACCTGCCCAACCGGCGCAGTTTTGAACAGACGCTGGAACATATCGATTGCGATACGCCCGGTTCCTGGGCGCTGATGCTGGTCGATCTGGATAATCTGAAAACCACCAATGACACGTTCGGCCACGAGGCGGGCGACCGGCTGTTGCAGGAAACAGCCGGACGACTGGCAAAGCTGGCCTCGCCCGACCGGGCCTTTCGCATCGGCGGCGATGAATTTGCCATTCTGATCGTGGCGCCCGACCGGCTTGATGCCTTGGAGGCTTTTGCCCGCCATGTGCTCACGCATCTGGGCGTAACCATTGATTTTACAACCTTTTCTATCCTGCCCGAGGCGACCATCGGCTTTGCCGCACTGGGCGCCCAGGATCACGGCGCGGCCGATACCAGACGCAATGCCGATCATGCGCTCTATCATGCCAAATCGGTCCATCGCGGCGGCTTTCGCGGCTATACGCCCGACATGAGCGATCCGGTGGCCGCACGCCTGTCCTCGATCTCGGCGGTGCAGGCCGCGATGGCCGAAGGGCGCCTGCGCGCGTGGTATCAGCCGATCGTGCGGTTGAGCGACCGGCGCATCGTCGGGCTGGAGGCCTTGTGTCGGATGGTGACGCCCGATGGCGCGATCATCCCGGCGGGCGCCTTTGCCGAGGCAACCCTTGCCCCCGGCATCGCCAGCCAGTTGACCCGCGTCATGCTGGAAATGGTGGCGGCAGATCTGCGTCTGTGGCGCGAAAGCGGCATTCCGCCCATCTCCATGGCGGTCAATGTCACGGCGACGGACCTGCGCGGGTCGCGGCTGTTGTCCGTCATCACGCAAGCCTTTGCCGGGGATCGCGAACTGATCGGCCAACTGGTGCTAGAGGTCAATGAAAGCGTCTATTTCGACCGCCATGACCGCCATATGGCCGCCACCATCGACGCGCTGCGCGAACAGGGCATCCGCATCGCACTCGACGATTTCGGCACCGGCTATGCCTCGCTCACCCATTTGCTCGATTTCCCCTTTGACAGTCTCAAGATCGACAAATCCTTCATCGACCGGCTGACCGTTGACGATCTGAGCAGCACGATCATCGCCGCCTTGCTGGCCATTGCCGACAAACGGGGCGCCACTGTCACGGCCGAGGGGATCGAACATGCCGATCAGGCCGAGCGATTGGGCGAAATGGGCTGTCCCTTTGGCCAGGGCTATCTCTTTGCCCCCGCCACCGACCGTTCGGAAACCGCCCGCCTGCTGATTCGCCATGCCGCCACCGGGCCGATCAGCGCGCCAATGCCGCTGGTCGAGGTGCATCGCGGCGTTCCGCCCTCGCCGAGCGCCCGTTTCCCCTCCCCAGGTGGGGATGGTCAAATCAGCGCCGGAACGGCCCGCTAA
- a CDS encoding CheR family methyltransferase, translating to MTDTRFADLLERVMGLSAASIGPGAIERAVDARRRETGLRDGDAYWALLQASSAEVQQLIEAVVVPETWFFRNPQAFRAMERDVLGPRLRADPQAGARLLSLPCSTGEEAYTMAMALMEGGIEPHRFSIEAVDISQHAIDMARAGCYGRNSFRGHELAFRDRYFDARPHGWAVRDEVRAPVRFAQGNIFAPGFMAQAGGFDVIFCRNMLIYFDIPRQKQAIAVLRRLLAPDGTLFVGHSEAGLMRAEGFVSAGMAMAFAFRRAPEAAALRAPAGPTATVAPPPRASLRAPVAKRPAALRVIERVRPTCPETTRSIAKTLDLAALRRMADDGRVEEAERGAQTYIRENGASPDALLLLGLISDAAGQGKAAAHYYRKVLYLDPGNVEALGHLALLLRREGDHAGARLIDERMRRQDGRRN from the coding sequence ATGACCGACACCCGCTTTGCCGATCTGCTGGAACGGGTGATGGGTCTGAGTGCGGCCTCCATCGGGCCGGGCGCGATTGAGCGCGCGGTCGATGCGCGCCGCCGCGAAACGGGCCTGCGCGACGGCGATGCCTATTGGGCGCTGTTGCAGGCCTCCTCCGCCGAGGTGCAGCAACTGATCGAGGCGGTGGTCGTTCCTGAAACGTGGTTTTTCCGCAATCCTCAGGCCTTTCGTGCGATGGAGCGCGATGTTCTGGGCCCGCGCCTGCGCGCAGATCCGCAAGCCGGCGCCCGCCTGCTCAGCCTGCCCTGCTCGACCGGCGAGGAAGCCTATACGATGGCCATGGCGCTGATGGAGGGCGGGATTGAGCCGCACCGTTTCAGCATCGAAGCGGTCGATATCAGCCAGCATGCCATCGATATGGCGCGCGCAGGCTGCTATGGTCGCAATTCCTTTCGCGGCCACGAACTGGCCTTTCGTGACCGCTATTTCGATGCTCGCCCTCATGGCTGGGCTGTGCGCGATGAGGTCCGCGCCCCGGTCCGCTTTGCTCAGGGCAATATCTTTGCCCCCGGCTTTATGGCGCAGGCGGGCGGATTTGACGTCATCTTCTGCCGCAACATGCTGATTTATTTTGACATACCCCGCCAAAAGCAGGCGATTGCCGTGCTCCGCCGGTTGCTTGCCCCCGATGGCACCCTGTTTGTCGGCCATTCCGAGGCGGGGTTGATGCGCGCGGAGGGTTTTGTATCGGCGGGCATGGCGATGGCCTTTGCCTTTCGCCGCGCGCCTGAGGCCGCCGCTCTGCGCGCTCCCGCTGGCCCCACGGCCACAGTTGCCCCTCCGCCGCGCGCCTCTTTGCGCGCCCCGGTGGCCAAACGCCCGGCGGCCCTGCGCGTGATCGAGCGGGTCCGCCCCACGTGCCCTGAAACCACGCGCAGCATCGCCAAAACGCTCGATCTGGCTGCTTTGCGCCGGATGGCCGACGATGGCCGGGTCGAGGAAGCCGAGCGCGGCGCGCAGACCTATATCCGCGAAAACGGCGCCTCGCCCGATGCTTTGCTGCTGCTGGGCCTGATCAGCGATGCGGCCGGGCAAGGCAAGGCGGCGGCCCATTATTACCGCAAGGTGCTCTATCTCGATCCGGGCAATGTCGAGGCGCTGGGCCATCTGGCGCTCCTGCTGCGCCGCGAGGGCGACCATGCCGGGGCCAGATTGATCGATGAGCGCATGCGCCGTCAGGATGGACGGAGGAACTGA
- a CDS encoding nitroreductase family protein, with protein MSIRNADHPIDPDFLARWSPRAYSPQEVTQADLLPLFEAARWAPSAFNYQPWRFAYALRGDANWDAFVGALLPFNAGWAQKAGALLYVLSDKQITAPGASEATPAKWNSFDAGAAWAYLALQGAKRGLSTHAMAGFDPEAAAKATGAGDRYKVEVAVAVGWRGEAGDLPEALQAREKPSPRLSVSEIAFHGALKA; from the coding sequence ATGAGCATCCGTAATGCCGATCACCCGATTGATCCCGATTTCCTCGCCCGCTGGAGCCCGCGCGCCTATTCGCCGCAAGAGGTGACGCAGGCTGATCTGCTGCCCCTGTTCGAAGCGGCGCGCTGGGCGCCTTCGGCCTTCAATTATCAGCCCTGGCGCTTTGCCTATGCGCTGCGCGGCGATGCGAACTGGGATGCGTTTGTGGGCGCGCTGCTGCCCTTCAACGCGGGCTGGGCGCAAAAGGCGGGGGCGCTGCTCTATGTTCTCTCGGACAAGCAGATCACCGCGCCGGGGGCCAGCGAGGCAACGCCCGCCAAGTGGAACAGCTTTGATGCGGGTGCGGCATGGGCCTATCTGGCGCTGCAAGGGGCCAAGCGGGGATTGTCCACGCACGCGATGGCCGGTTTTGATCCCGAAGCGGCGGCCAAGGCGACCGGCGCGGGCGACCGTTATAAGGTCGAGGTGGCCGTCGCTGTGGGCTGGCGTGGCGAGGCGGGCGACCTGCCCGAAGCGCTGCAGGCGCGTGAAAAGCCCAGCCCGCGTCTGAGCGTGAGCGAGATCGCATTTCATGGCGCATTGAAGGCGTAA
- a CDS encoding diguanylate cyclase domain-containing protein, translating into MIPQVSVDPDIDDTEQPIPSQPIMVLLVDDQIMVGEAVRRALLDEVGIEFHYCSNPLDALAIARTVQPTVILQDLVMPSVNGLDLVRQYRADPHTRNTPIIVLSTKEEASVKSDAFRAGANDYLVKLPDRIELIARIRYHSAAYLSQIQRDEAYRALRKSQQELMQANFALQRLTNVDGLTGLSNRRYFDEYFETEWRQAARDRQPLSLLIIDIDHFKQFNDTYGHLAGDEVLRKVAQAVQAAFRRPKDLVVRLGGEEFVVVLPATPLGHLAMLAQRAVEAVEALDLAHSSSPVSGRVTISVGGAGCQPDRDDRRLALMEAADKALYEAKRSGRNRAVIDRGQS; encoded by the coding sequence ATGATTCCCCAGGTCTCGGTCGATCCCGATATCGACGATACCGAACAGCCGATCCCCAGCCAGCCCATCATGGTTCTGCTGGTCGATGACCAGATCATGGTGGGCGAGGCGGTGCGCCGCGCGCTGCTGGACGAGGTGGGGATCGAGTTCCACTATTGCTCGAACCCGCTTGATGCTTTGGCGATTGCCCGCACGGTGCAGCCCACGGTGATCCTGCAGGATCTGGTGATGCCCTCGGTCAACGGGCTGGATCTGGTGCGCCAGTATCGCGCCGATCCGCATACGCGCAACACCCCGATCATCGTTTTGTCCACCAAGGAAGAAGCCAGCGTCAAGAGCGACGCCTTTCGCGCGGGGGCCAATGACTATCTGGTCAAATTGCCCGACCGGATCGAGTTGATCGCGCGCATCCGCTATCATTCGGCGGCCTATCTCTCACAGATCCAGCGCGATGAGGCCTATCGCGCGCTGCGCAAGAGCCAGCAGGAGCTGATGCAGGCCAATTTCGCGCTGCAAAGGTTAACCAATGTCGATGGGCTGACGGGGCTGAGCAACCGGCGCTATTTCGACGAATATTTCGAGACCGAATGGCGCCAGGCCGCGCGTGATCGCCAGCCTTTGTCCTTGCTGATCATTGATATCGACCATTTCAAGCAATTCAACGACACCTATGGCCATCTGGCCGGGGATGAGGTGCTGCGCAAGGTGGCGCAGGCGGTGCAGGCCGCGTTTCGGCGGCCCAAGGATCTGGTGGTGCGGTTGGGCGGTGAGGAATTTGTCGTCGTGCTGCCCGCCACGCCGCTGGGCCATCTGGCCATGCTGGCCCAGCGCGCGGTCGAGGCGGTCGAGGCGCTCGATCTGGCCCATTCCTCCTCGCCGGTATCGGGCCGGGTGACGATCAGCGTGGGCGGCGCGGGATGCCAACCCGACCGTGATGACCGGCGGCTGGCGCTGATGGAGGCGGCCGACAAGGCGCTCTACGAGGCCAAGCGCTCAGGCCGCAATCGGGCGGTGATTGATCGCGGCCAGAGCTGA
- a CDS encoding chemotaxis protein CheW, producing the protein MLLDRDLPVDHDASPVARADEEDRHGGESVMVFRLGAEWFALPTLVLDEILRLRPVHTLPHRGHPGLLGLVNVRGELVICVSIAQLLIGPMAVGGHGRLVVVRHEGRRLAFPVDEVQHLRNHDTRALRPVPVTLARSASAYTRGLLGWQGMQVGRLDEDLVFAAMERFLA; encoded by the coding sequence ATGCTGCTCGACCGCGATCTGCCGGTGGATCACGATGCCTCGCCGGTGGCGCGGGCCGATGAGGAGGACCGGCACGGCGGGGAATCGGTGATGGTCTTTCGGCTGGGCGCGGAATGGTTCGCCCTGCCCACGCTGGTGCTGGACGAGATCCTGCGCCTGCGCCCTGTCCATACGCTGCCGCATCGTGGGCATCCGGGCCTGCTGGGGCTGGTCAATGTGCGCGGCGAACTGGTGATCTGCGTTTCCATTGCGCAGTTGCTGATCGGGCCGATGGCTGTGGGCGGCCATGGGCGGCTGGTGGTGGTGCGCCATGAGGGTCGCCGTCTGGCCTTTCCCGTTGATGAGGTGCAGCATTTGCGCAACCATGACACGCGCGCTCTGCGCCCGGTGCCCGTCACGCTGGCGCGTTCGGCCTCGGCCTATACGCGCGGCCTGCTGGGTTGGCAGGGGATGCAGGTGGGGCGGCTGGATGAGGATCTGGTCTTTGCCGCGATGGAGCGCTTTCTGGCATGA
- a CDS encoding chemotaxis response regulator protein-glutamate methylesterase — protein MRIGIVNDLPLAVEALRRVLAQAPQHQVAWTAADGVEAVDMALRDRPDIILMDLVMPRMNGVEATRRIMAEAPCAILVVTSDIESNAAQVFAAMGKGALDAVDTPLLHGAPMAGRHPLLTKIDAVGRLIEAGSSAPAPKTGERAATRHLVAIGASAGGPAALATILKELPAGFSAGIVIVQHVDARFAQGLAQWLNDQSALSVRLAQEGDRVRPGEVLVAGTDDHLVFKSPERLGYSSEPADHTYRPSIDVFFRSAGQFWPGALTGLLLTGMGADGARGLKELRDKGHLTMAQDKASSAVYGMPKAALQLDAAREVLPLEQIARRLTDLPGLRLSTKGLSE, from the coding sequence ATGAGAATTGGCATCGTCAATGACTTGCCGCTGGCGGTCGAGGCATTGCGCCGGGTTTTGGCGCAGGCGCCCCAGCATCAGGTGGCATGGACCGCCGCCGACGGGGTCGAAGCCGTGGACATGGCGCTGCGCGACCGGCCCGACATCATCCTGATGGATCTGGTGATGCCGCGCATGAACGGGGTGGAGGCCACGCGCCGGATCATGGCCGAGGCGCCCTGCGCCATTCTGGTGGTAACATCGGATATTGAAAGCAATGCCGCGCAGGTCTTTGCCGCGATGGGCAAGGGCGCGCTCGATGCGGTCGATACGCCTCTGCTGCATGGCGCGCCGATGGCGGGCAGACATCCGCTGCTGACCAAGATCGACGCGGTGGGCCGCCTGATCGAGGCGGGCAGCAGCGCGCCCGCGCCCAAAACCGGCGAACGCGCCGCAACCCGCCATCTGGTGGCCATCGGCGCCTCGGCGGGGGGGCCGGCGGCACTGGCCACGATCCTCAAGGAGCTTCCCGCCGGGTTTTCCGCCGGGATCGTCATTGTCCAGCATGTCGATGCCCGTTTCGCTCAGGGGCTGGCGCAATGGCTGAACGATCAATCCGCGCTCTCGGTCCGTTTGGCGCAGGAGGGCGACCGGGTGCGCCCCGGCGAGGTGCTGGTGGCCGGGACGGACGATCATCTCGTGTTCAAGTCACCGGAAAGACTGGGTTATTCCAGCGAGCCCGCCGATCACACCTATCGCCCCTCCATCGATGTTTTCTTTCGCAGCGCGGGTCAGTTCTGGCCGGGTGCGCTCACCGGCCTGCTGCTTACCGGCATGGGCGCCGACGGGGCACGTGGATTGAAGGAATTGCGCGACAAAGGTCATTTGACCATGGCGCAGGATAAGGCTTCCAGCGCGGTGTATGGTATGCCAAAGGCTGCGCTCCAGCTTGATGCGGCGCGCGAAGTGCTTCCCCTCGAACAGATCGCGCGCCGGTTGACCGACCTTCCCGGCCTGCGCCTTTCGACGAAAGGATTGTCAGAATGA
- a CDS encoding methyl-accepting chemotaxis protein: MVKFNIRTLILAGFAGILATILLVGLYAHSRLAMTEDHVVALNNDAVAGLYQSAQIKDALVADFLKAREAATQGKSADSPPSSVEPMIAAYEPTIFTESDRETFSRFKRDYVAYRSAEQDVYAGKGQVDTLLSRYKVAYDDTGALTQGNQKRAVERIDEIGGQMLSLQNSMTVGFLIALAVAFLAGYLLLSAIIPPLKRLTGLMDVMRQGDFTQRMPIMRDDELGDLSEGFNRMADEVMELVGQVQRSGIRVSTSMTEIAATSKQQQATAAEVAATTTQIGATSREIAVTSKELVRTMTDVAAVSEAAAALASGGRSGLAEMEDTMAQVMEAANSINAKLAVLNEKAGDINQVVTTITKVADQTNLLSLNAAIEAEKAGEYGRGFAVVSSEIRRLADQTAVATYDIEQMVKDIQSAVSASVMGMDKFSEEVRRGLHDVHAIGDKFSEIIMQVQALAPRFESVNEGMQTQATGAEQISEALVQLSEATQQTVESLRQSTSAIEELNHVSTNLHGSIARFKLTAA, translated from the coding sequence ATGGTCAAATTTAACATCCGCACCCTGATTTTGGCCGGTTTTGCGGGGATTTTGGCAACGATCCTGCTGGTCGGCCTCTATGCCCATTCGCGTCTGGCGATGACCGAGGACCATGTCGTTGCGCTGAACAATGATGCTGTGGCCGGACTTTACCAGAGCGCCCAGATCAAGGATGCGCTGGTGGCCGATTTCCTCAAGGCGCGCGAGGCGGCGACGCAAGGCAAGAGCGCCGACAGCCCGCCATCCTCGGTCGAACCGATGATCGCGGCCTATGAGCCGACAATCTTCACCGAATCCGACCGCGAAACCTTCTCCCGATTCAAGCGCGATTACGTCGCCTATCGCAGCGCCGAGCAGGATGTTTACGCCGGCAAGGGGCAGGTCGATACTTTGCTCTCGCGTTACAAGGTTGCCTATGATGATACCGGCGCGCTGACACAGGGCAACCAGAAGCGGGCGGTGGAACGGATCGACGAGATCGGCGGACAGATGCTCTCGCTTCAGAATTCGATGACGGTCGGTTTCCTGATCGCCCTGGCGGTGGCCTTTCTGGCCGGCTACCTGCTGCTTTCCGCGATCATTCCGCCGCTCAAGCGGCTGACGGGCCTGATGGATGTCATGCGTCAGGGCGATTTCACCCAGCGCATGCCGATCATGCGCGACGATGAACTGGGCGATCTGAGCGAAGGCTTCAACCGCATGGCCGATGAGGTGATGGAACTGGTCGGACAGGTCCAGCGTTCGGGCATCCGTGTCAGCACCTCGATGACCGAGATCGCCGCCACCTCGAAACAGCAGCAGGCCACCGCCGCCGAAGTCGCCGCCACCACCACCCAGATCGGCGCCACCTCGCGCGAGATCGCCGTCACGTCGAAGGAGCTGGTGCGCACGATGACCGATGTGGCCGCTGTTTCGGAGGCCGCCGCCGCGCTGGCTTCGGGCGGGCGCAGTGGGCTGGCCGAGATGGAAGACACGATGGCGCAGGTGATGGAAGCGGCCAACTCGATCAACGCCAAGCTGGCGGTTCTCAACGAAAAAGCGGGCGATATCAATCAGGTGGTGACAACCATCACCAAGGTGGCCGATCAGACCAACCTGCTCTCGCTCAATGCCGCGATCGAGGCGGAAAAGGCGGGCGAATATGGGCGCGGCTTTGCCGTCGTTTCCTCGGAAATCCGCCGTCTGGCCGATCAGACGGCGGTGGCCACCTATGACATCGAACAGATGGTCAAGGATATCCAGTCGGCCGTTTCGGCCAGCGTGATGGGCATGGACAAATTCTCCGAGGAAGTGCGCCGGGGCCTGCATGATGTTCATGCGATCGGCGACAAATTCTCCGAAATCATCATGCAGGTGCAGGCTCTGGCCCCGCGCTTTGAAAGTGTGAACGAGGGGATGCAGACCCAGGCCACGGGCGCCGAACAGATCAGCGAAGCCCTCGTGCAATTGAGCGAGGCGACCCAGCAGACCGTGGAATCCCTGCGCCAGTCGACCTCGGCCATCGAAGAACTCAATCATGTTTCGACCAACCTGCATGGCAGCATCGCCCGCTTCAAGCTGACGGCGGCATGA
- a CDS encoding hybrid sensor histidine kinase/response regulator, which yields MKHVDPSSLSLRDLFRIEAEEQTKALTDALLALEKDPAQGDMLECCMRAAHSLKGAARIVGVHPAVTVAHAMEDIFVLAQGGQLRLAPAQIDLLLSGVDLLSALAGQGEGENFDEDIWQADAERFAAALTAAPVASEPEPAPPPVIVAAVPEKLLPEKPGEGDRALRVSAENLNRLLDMAGESLVETRRLAPLEQSLLRLKRMHHQAATAIDALQAALPADLLDERATSALEEARRRLFDCRRQLAGGLDELEASNHRTTNLAHRLYNQALMVRMRPFADGMAAFPRMVRDIARELGKQVRFEILGERTQVDRDILEKLDAPLGHLLRNALDHGMESPEERRAAGKPAEGFIRVEASHQAGALQIIVSDDGRGIDLSAIRRTIIARGLAAPDTAARLTEAELLEFLFLPGFTMKSDVTEISGRGVGLDIVQDMIRQVRGRVRIISRHGEGTRFRLELPLTLSVVRALLVDIGGEPYAFPFAHIAGAMKVPADQVRTVEGRQHILIEGHAVGLVGAHQVLGCAPPEGAPDQLCVVLLGAGEQMFALVVDGFTGGRELVVQPLDPRLGKIKDISAASLTEDGAPLLIVDVEDMLRSLEKLAATDRLAPVGREIGVEAGARRKRVLVVDDSFTVRELQRKLLDHHGYEVEVAVDGMDGWNALRHGRFDLVVSDIDMPRMDGIELVRRIRHDPALKAMPVMILSYKDREEDRRRGLEVGADYYLTKGSFQNDALIDAVIDLIGESAA from the coding sequence ATGAAGCATGTGGATCCTTCATCGCTCTCGCTGCGCGATCTGTTCCGGATCGAGGCCGAGGAGCAGACCAAGGCCCTGACCGACGCCCTGCTGGCGCTGGAAAAGGACCCGGCTCAGGGCGACATGCTGGAATGCTGCATGCGGGCGGCCCATTCGCTGAAGGGCGCGGCGCGGATTGTGGGCGTTCATCCGGCGGTGACGGTGGCCCATGCGATGGAGGATATTTTCGTTCTGGCGCAGGGGGGGCAGCTGCGTCTGGCTCCGGCCCAGATCGACCTGCTGCTCAGCGGCGTGGACCTGCTCTCGGCGCTGGCCGGGCAGGGGGAGGGCGAGAATTTCGACGAGGATATCTGGCAGGCCGATGCAGAGCGCTTTGCCGCCGCACTGACCGCCGCGCCCGTGGCGAGCGAGCCGGAACCTGCGCCACCGCCGGTGATTGTGGCCGCTGTGCCTGAAAAGCTCCTGCCCGAAAAGCCGGGCGAGGGGGACCGCGCCTTGCGGGTCAGCGCGGAAAATCTCAACCGCCTGCTCGACATGGCGGGCGAATCCTTGGTCGAAACGCGGCGTCTGGCCCCGCTTGAACAATCGCTCTTGCGGCTCAAGCGGATGCATCATCAGGCCGCCACCGCGATTGACGCCTTGCAGGCGGCGCTGCCTGCCGATCTGCTGGATGAGCGGGCAACTTCGGCGCTGGAGGAAGCGCGGCGGCGGCTGTTTGATTGTCGGCGGCAACTGGCGGGCGGGCTCGATGAACTCGAAGCCTCGAACCACCGCACCACCAATCTGGCCCATCGCCTGTATAACCAGGCGCTGATGGTGCGGATGCGGCCCTTTGCCGATGGTATGGCCGCTTTTCCCCGCATGGTGCGCGATATTGCGCGCGAATTGGGCAAGCAGGTCCGCTTCGAAATCCTGGGCGAGCGCACCCAGGTTGACCGTGATATTTTGGAAAAGCTGGACGCGCCGCTGGGCCATTTGCTGCGCAATGCGCTGGACCATGGCATGGAAAGCCCCGAGGAGCGCCGCGCGGCGGGCAAGCCCGCCGAAGGGTTCATTCGCGTCGAGGCCAGCCATCAGGCGGGCGCCTTGCAGATCATTGTTTCCGACGATGGGCGGGGCATCGACCTGTCCGCCATCCGCCGCACGATCATCGCGCGCGGATTGGCCGCGCCCGATACGGCGGCGCGGTTGACCGAAGCCGAATTGCTCGAATTCCTCTTCCTGCCCGGCTTTACGATGAAAAGCGACGTTACCGAGATTTCCGGGCGCGGCGTGGGGCTGGACATCGTGCAGGACATGATCCGCCAGGTGCGCGGCCGGGTGCGGATCATCTCGCGCCATGGCGAGGGCACGCGGTTCCGGCTGGAATTGCCGCTGACACTCTCGGTGGTGCGCGCCTTGCTGGTCGATATCGGCGGCGAGCCTTATGCCTTTCCCTTTGCCCATATTGCGGGCGCGATGAAAGTGCCCGCCGATCAGGTCCGCACGGTCGAGGGGCGCCAGCATATCCTGATCGAGGGCCATGCAGTGGGGCTGGTGGGCGCGCATCAGGTGCTGGGCTGCGCCCCGCCCGAGGGCGCGCCCGATCAGCTTTGCGTGGTGCTGCTGGGCGCGGGGGAACAGATGTTCGCGCTGGTGGTCGATGGCTTTACCGGCGGGCGCGAACTGGTGGTGCAGCCGCTCGATCCGCGTCTGGGCAAGATCAAGGATATCAGCGCGGCCTCGCTGACCGAGGATGGCGCGCCGCTGCTGATCGTTGATGTCGAGGATATGCTGCGCTCGCTGGAAAAGCTGGCGGCGACGGACCGTCTGGCCCCGGTCGGGCGCGAAATCGGGGTCGAGGCGGGGGCGCGGCGCAAGCGGGTGCTGGTGGTGGACGATTCCTTCACTGTGCGCGAATTGCAGCGTAAATTGCTCGATCATCATGGTTATGAGGTCGAAGTGGCGGTCGATGGGATGGACGGCTGGAACGCGCTGCGCCATGGCCGCTTTGATCTGGTGGTCAGCGATATCGACATGCCGCGCATGGACGGCATCGAACTGGTCCGCCGCATCCGCCATGATCCCGCGCTCAAGGCCATGCCGGTGATGATCCTGTCCTATAAGGACCGCGAGGAGGACCGCCGGCGCGGGCTGGAAGTGGGGGCAGATTATTACCTCACCAAAGGTAGTTTCCAGAATGACGCCCTGATTGATGCCGTGATAGACCTGATCGGGGAGAGCGCGGCATGA